From the Salarias fasciatus chromosome 5, fSalaFa1.1, whole genome shotgun sequence genome, the window TCAGGAGTCAGAACTGAAGTTCAGAGTTACGATTCAGTCAAATTGTGATACGATGTGAAAGTTGTCACCTGTGCCTCTGATGATCCGAGCTGTGAGGACCATCATGAGGATCAATACTGAGATGCGCAGAGCCCACATGGTGTAGCTCAGAGGAGGCCAGTCGGTGGGATCTGCAGGAGAAATACATCTCACGTTGATATTCATGTAGATTTGGGCTAAAAACCTCATAACCAGGAAGTCATTCGTAAAGGCACTATTTCATTCTGAAGACAAAGgactggattttattttttgggaagactttttttctgcagtaaaattttgaacagaagaagaaggaacaTGTATAAATATCATGTGaatttcaatgtgtgtgtgatttttctgtAATCTGAAAACCCTGATGTAGAAAAACACATTGTCAAAGGTTCAGtgagtcgtgtgtgtgtttgagtcctCACCTGTTGGtgacactgaggacacagctGAGTAGAGAGCCTGGATCTTCACACCTGTTTCATCAACATACTGGCAGGTGTATCTTCTGCTGTGTTCAGCCTGATTCTTCACAGTCAGATAAGAAACACAGTTTGTCTGTCCTCCATACCTGAAACCATCACCTTCACCAACCAGCTCAGCTCCCGTCTCATCCACCCAGCGGACACTCCTGGGTTCACACCATCCTCCAAATTTGAACAGGGAGCAACTTAATGTCACGTCTCCGTCTCTATTTGGATCGGTGTCTGTAGATGACGGTGAAACTAGAAGATAACAAGTAATATCTGTTAACAGAGCAGAAAGTGGGACATCTATCTGCAGTAGAAACatcaaactgttattttttctgTGGCTTTACGATCAGCCAGGATTTACAATCAGATTTCTGTCCGGAAAATAACTCTTCTGTTAAAACACTCACTTGTCAAAATGTTGAGAAACACCTGTGTGTCCCAGGTAGAGTCCCTCAAATATCGACAGGTGTACTGACCAGCGTCCTCAGCTGTGATGTTATTGATGATCAGAGAGCAGTTGGTGTGCAGACTCAGTCTGGCAGCTCGGGGTGAGCTCTTCACAACTTCTCCATCATCAACATCAAGAAAAGTTCTTCTTCGCTGTTTGTTGTAAAACCAGTCAATATCTGAACATCTGGTCTTCGTTAATGACACCTGAAGACAGGGTAACAAGACATCATCTCCAGGTCTCTGATAGAGATCACAGTAAGAGATGCCTCCTCTGATgcctgatggaaaaaaaagaaaaaaaaaacccaggaaaaTGTCACATGAGGTTCTAAGAAAGGTAAAATATTttatgttgaaaaagaaaaaaaaactcaactctGTTAATCTAATCCATTAACTGAAATTAGTTCAAGTCACCAAAGTTGTGACTGAAATTATTAAGTTAAACTTCACATTCAAATGCTTCAACAattccactgaaaacaaataGCTGAATTTACTGGCATcagtttaaattattttcatgtttcaaacaACCACAAACTCACTTTTAATGTCATCCTTTATCTCACTTTCCTGGAGAAGAAAATTCTCCTTTATTAAATTCACTCTTTAACAAAAATCAATCTGATCCAAATCAAATCATTAGTTTATCACCCATCACTAAACTCAGTTTATGCCTGAAACGCGAGGTTGAATAATTTCACACATGTAATGAGACTGGATGAGACGCCTTCCCCCAAACCAGAAATAAGCTGCTGCTCAATGAGTGACCTGATAACCGTCTTCTCACGAATATCGTGTATTTGTCAGGAATGAGATCAAGTCACAAACGTGAACGTCAAGTAAGTCCcaagtcacttttttctttgctcaaGTCATCAGTCAAGTCAAGTCCAAGTCAAGTAAACtcattttcatgcagtgtttcaACAAATATTTAATCTGTCTTTCTATTTTATATCACATGTATTTACTCTGCCaggttttcaaaacatttctgagcCGTGGTCTGATTTTAATCAATATTAGTAATGTTTCAGCTTGTAACGTCTTTATTTTTGAAGCAGTCCATCTCAAGCAATATTTAACTAACTTTAAATCCTTATGTACTGAGGCAACTCAGTTGTAATATTTCTTGGTTTTCTATCTTTGCaacgttttctttttcagccCTTGATTCACTTTTCACTGCATGCAAAAAAGATCATGTTGCTTGAAAACCTGGGAAGATCAGTCTTGGCAGCAGTCTCTCTGGTGTTTTGGGTCAAAtgtaataacttctgttttgtctgaatttaggaggagaacATTACGACTCATCCAGTTTTCTTTAATGTCTACAAGACAAGCTCCTAGTTTGACACGTTGATCAGTGTCATCTGGCTTCATAGATAAACGGATTTAGACAATTTAGAATTGACCTTGCATGCATGTttatggactgtgggaggaagctcacagacccagggagaacatgcaaactccacacagtatTTGAATCAAGGGACTTCTCATGTGAAGTGAGTGAGCTCACCACTAGCTCATCATGCAGTCTTgttttattaatcccagagtgGAATCCATCACAgttgctccacacagaatagaaaaaaagatattaatataatgaataacaaaaaaaatcaagaataaAATCTGAAAGGACTAAATATTAAAATGCAGAAGGAAATGTTGGTGTTCAGACCACGTGATGCAGAtttcattaaacaaaaacagagttcAGATCCTGATGATTCTGTTCAAAAGTCCCTTGAATTTCTACCTCCTGCTTCAAGTGAAAGTCCAGTTTAGAACATAGTTTGTTCCTGAATGTATAATCCTCCATCAGAAACAGTGGAAACTATAGTCATTTATGTCCtggtttcttcctctgcagctgtagcGTTCAGAGTGTCTGGACTCAGGAGCGCCCCCTATAGTGAGGCTGAAGAACTGCCTGCCTCACTTCCAGTCTTTTCACAGCGTGTCAACTATCAAAGAAAGCATTTTCAGCAACACTCAAAGTAGGTCATGCTTCCAGCCACATTAAGAAATTATATTCACAACCTCACACTGATAATGACCACAAAATGGAGATGCTATTTGAATCATTAAAATTACCAAGTCTTACTGAAGACCAAAATAAAAGACTAACTTCACAAATAACAAAAGAGGAAATTTATTCAGCTATagccaaattaaaaaataagtcCCCTGGAGCTGACGGTTTTACATCAGAGTGGTACAAAAACCTAAAAGACACTCTGTTACCTATTTTACTTACAACATTTAATTGGGTTTTGTTAAAGGGAGAAATTCCGGATTCATGGAATGAGGCAATTATCTCAGTAATCCCTAAAGGGGAGAAAGACAAACCTGACTGTTCAAATTATCGACCAATTAGTGTTCTGAACCTTGATTACAAATTATTTACTTCAATTATTGCTAAAAGATTTGAAAAAATCATAACTGGCTTAATCAGTTTGGACCAAACTGGATTTATTTCATCCCGTCAGACACATGATAACATTCGAAGATCTCTACATACCATTAGACatataaagcaaaataaaatacaggcCATGATGTTAAGCTTAGATGcaaaaaaaagcctttgactCGGTTCGATGGAAATTCTTATTTAAAGCAATGGAAAACTTTGGTTTTGATAAAGTCATTATCAATACAATAAAAGCTTTATATAACAAACCGTCAGCAAAATTGAAAATCAATGGTGAGTTAACTGATTCTTTTGGGCTTGGGAGATCTTCAAGACAGGGCTGCCCATTAAGTCCGCTTTTATTTGTGATCTTTATTGAGCCACTGGCACAGTGGATAAGGCAGAACAATACGATTAAAGGCATAAAAATGGCAGCAGGGGAGCAAAAGCTGGCCTTGTTTGCGGACGACGTCCTTGTGTATCTCTCGAGCCCAACAGATTCACTGCCTGAGCTGATGTCGGTACTGGAGGAATATGGGTCATACTCAGGATACAACCTTAATGAACAAAAAACCCAGGTTCTTAACATTCACTACAACCCCCCTCAGTATCTTCGTTCAAAGTACCAACTGGACTGATAtaagaaatacataaaatatctGGGAATAGTTTTACCTACCAATTTATCTAAATTAGAAGAAATGAATTATGGCcctctgaaaaaacaaattatttcgGACGTTAACAGATGGAATTTAATTCCTTATCTAAACATAAGTTCACGTATTGAATCAATCAGGATGAACGTCTTACCAAGACTTTTATACTTATTTCAATCCGTGCCTATCGAAAAACCAGAGCAGTACTTCTCAGAGTGGGATAAAACCATCTCACGATTTATTTGGGCTGGGAAAAAACCAAGAGTAAGATACAAATTTTTGCAACTGCCAAAGGAGAGAGGGGGATTGGCCCTGCCATGTCTGTTGGACTATTACAGATCTGCTCAGTTACGACCATTGATTGGTTGGTGCAAACCCACTTACAGATCGAGATGGAAAGAGATAGAGAGCACAATGGGGAGAGGACTCCCAGTTAATACATTAATAGGAGACCCTTCTTTAATTAGTCATTTGTCAGACCCTGATAATCCATATATAACTAGCTCATTAAAGACGTGGAAGGGAATAATTAAAAAGTACCAATTGGGAGGGAGGGCTACAATCTTGAAATGGTTTGCTTATGATCCAGAGTTCTTACCCAGTAAACATGGTACAAGATTCAAAGAGTGGTCTGCAAAGGGACTGACAACTTAGTCCtcacttcttaaaaaaaggtattttattAAGCTTCCAGGACCTCAGGGACAATTATAATTTGCAAAATCATGACCATTTTAGGTATTTACAAATTAGAGACTTTattaagaagaagaaatttGAAACTAACATGACGAATGGAGATGAAATCCtggatatttttcaaaaagcctGCAATGATGGCAcctacaaaaaaataatttctagaCTATACCGTGCTCTCCAGAATTTAAAGGGAGACCATACTCTTGAGATTAAAACAAGATGGGAAGCAGAGGGCAATATCACCATAACAGTAGAGGAATGAGACAGAATCTGCAGACAGCAACGGTTAACAACAAGCTCTCCTTCCTGGCGGGAATACAGTTGGAAGAACTTGATTCGTTTCTTTTGTACTCCAGCACAGAAAATTAAGTACTGCAATCAAACTGCTTGTTGGAGGTCCTGTGGAAATACGATGGCAAACCATTTTCACATCTTTTGGGATTGTCCCTCTGTGGCTCCATTTTGGAAACATGTCCATGGCGTCCTGGAGGCagtttttaagtttaaaataaGTTTCACCTTCAAAATCATGTACCTTAACGACTTAGAAGATCTTGTATGTAGAAAGGGAGACAAATCTTTATTACGACTTTTATTAGTAGCAAGCAAGAAAGCCCTGACaagaaaatggttgaaaaaagaCATACCTACTATAAATGACTGGATTGATGTTGTCTACACTATATACATTATGGAGAGAATCACATTTAAACTGAGATGTAAAACTGATATTTTTGCTGACATTTGGTCGAAGTGGCTCACGTACGCTTGCACAGTAAGGCCTGATTATGTATAGTAACAACTGGTGTAAAGGTTGCTGAAGTAATGAAACTTCCCCCTGCTGTTTGTTCTATTATTGTTTTGTAAtggtgttgtcttttttttcctgaaacaacaataaaaaagaaattaaaaaaaaaaaaagaaattaattccAACCAAGGTTGAGAAATTTAGAGTCCTGTCCCTTTTCCTGCTTCGCTGACCCTCCTTCCTGtactctgattggctgagggacTAGAAGcccctctctgattggctgtagGACGAAACACTTGTTTGGCAGGGAGAGCATGACTGACAGGGTATTGGTTCAATCAGAACACTGTTATGAAGCCCTGCTCATGTCGGTAATGTAAGATTTTACTTTATATTTGTTAAAACTGAAATCAAGAAATCAACAACACTCAGGTCAAGTCAAGTCCCAATTCTTTTACTTCCAAGTCCAAGTCaagtctttcatttttcttcaagtCAAGTCACAAATCATCAAAACAGAGACTTTAGTCGACTTGAGTCTTAGTGACATGACTCAGGTCCTCATTGCTATTTGAGCAGATGAAGTTTATGATCGTCAAAGTTTACAGATCAGTATCTCTGCAGAGCGACATTCCACTGACACTGCAGGAATAAATGTGACACTTATATAAGTGTCCACAACTTTCACAGTTCAAATTAAATGTCAAAAGTATCTTGAAACCATCAAACTATGACATAATAAACACATAAGAAGAGCCTTACCTCCACTCTGAAGCAGAAAAACCAGCATCAACATGAGCAGAATCATTTTGTTTCCACATGTAACCCAGGTTTATTTCATTGCTCAAGTTAGATTTTCAGTATTAATGaggtttttttatatatattgttTCTATCCCAGGTGCAGTGAATGCACCGCAGTGCAACAAGTAGTTTTGTCCTATGCACCTTGAATGCACCTCGTGCAGCTTCCGTCTTACTTTCGGTTCTGGGGGAGTCGGAGGAGACGTGACtcagataaatgtgttttttgttggaactatttcagttttttgtgaCAAGGAAGCATCTTTGTTGAGTCCGGGTGACGCCTTAAGCAGAGAGTTGAAGAATATTCCGGTGAGtggctgaaaatgtgtgtaaattgcATCGTGTTCCaccatgagggaaaaaaaagtgaaactgagtGTATGCaaacctatttaaaaaaaaaaaaaccagtcgggatatgttctttcttttgcacagaaatgaggaaatgtgttttgactttggtgaaatgttaatttctgtagaaaatgtacaaagtAAGTTGTGCATCTAAacgtttttttcctgcagacgcAATGCACTGTGGATTGAATCAACACACTGTGTAGAGTGACACGTGGGCCTgatatgactgttttttttgtgtttttcatagaTAAAATGTTGTATTGGCCTATAATTGTGAaactggggaacaagaaaaaaagagagatttatTGGGAAGATGTTCTTTATCATTTTGTGACAGAGAATCAATTGTAAAATCTACTTGCTCATTCATTGATGGCTCTGCATGTTTTGTGCAGGCTGGTTTTTTTGATATTAGATTGATAAGATCGGATTGAGGATCTGATCTGTGCCGTCCATGGGCCGGACTGCATCTGTGAAGACCACAGAGGATCCCAAATTCGGAGGTCACCTACTTCCCAGGAGGGCGGTAGGAGAGAAACCcaattcatcattttctttGGGAGTGAATTTCCCTTTCCCCCAATTAATCTGAGATCtcagactcccccccccccccgttttttTTGAGTCAGGCCTGACTATAAAAATAGAGACTAACCATAATCAGAGAGACTGATAACAAAAAGAGACTGTGAAACTACAAGAGAAGGATCTGAACTGAAATGGACATTGTATCATCTGTTTTGTTGGTATATTTTTACGGTtgtatcattgttttgttttggaagagttaaaaatctgttttaatacATGTTCTATGTTTTCTTCTTACCAAAAGCAAGGTGTCGGTGTTTTCATTGCGGTTggaggtttcttttctttccctctctaaGCGAGGTCGTCAGCGCCAATCTCCTTACGAACCTATTAGAACCCTAAAATTTGTGTGGATTTAGATGGATTGGTGCTTCTGCGACAccacattgatttgatttttgattgtTTAGACCACACAAAGAAGCAAGGGTGACATAATAAGTGGCGAGCCAGAGCCAGGAGATTGGCACAGCTTTTGTCATCTCCAACCTATATGAGACACTGATACATTGATAAATTGCCTAAGAGAATGGATCTTTGTGAACGCTTTCAAGTTGATGGTCGAAACACCTTGTATGTCACAGGAGTTGAACTGAGTTGTGGTGAAGATGACatttctgatgtgtttgtggCTAATGGCAAGATATCTAAAATCATTAGAGTTCCAGATGAGCCACAGCAGCCTTTGGGTAGGATACTTGTAGTTTATGAATCAGAACAGGCCATTTTGAAGATTGACCCCGCAACCTTAGGTGAACTGCAGAGCCCTGTAGACCCAAGTGTTATTTGGTTCTCTAAAACTGTTAGGGACATCACTCATGGGGAAATAGGCAAAGAAGTGGCCCGCAGATACTTGAAAGAACTTGAAGTTTTGGGGAGTAGTGCAAAAGCAGGCTTCTTTAGCTTCCTTCAAAGTGAGCTGCAGGCAGGCTCCTCACCCCAGACTGAGACCCAGCTTATTGATGACCATGACAATACTACAACTCATTCCACTGACCAGAGTGAACGGGTAGTGAATGCAGGTGCGTTTGGTGTGCATGCTGAACCCCCTACAGGCCCAGTTCAGATTGATGAAGGTATTTACAACCCACCTCATGTCCAGAAAGTGGTAGTTGAACACATCATTCGTAATGAGCCTTCACACACGCCACCTTCACATGCAAAAATCCGCACTTTCTCGGGTCGACTACCAAGACCCAATGGTGAAGTTGACTATGAGACATGGCGCACCCAAGTTGACCTTCTACTCACTGACACCTCTATGACTGATGCACACAAAGTGAGAAAGATACTGGAGAGCTTACTAAGCCCTGCTTCTGATATTGTAAAGCCCCTAGGAGTCATTGCACCACCCAGCACCTATGTTGCTCAGCTGGAGTCAGCTTTTGGTGTTGTTGAGGATGGGGAAGAGCTTTTCACTGCATTCCTGGGATGCAACCAAAACAGCGGAGAAAAATCCTCTGCATTTCTTAACCGTCTTCACAGTCTCCTGACTAGGGTCATTTCTAGAGGGGGAGCCAGTGCTTCAAATGCGAATGAGCTGCTCCTTAAACAATTCATTCGTGGCTGCTGGGACCAGAGCTTGATCATTGGTCTCCAGCTTGAAGCGAAAAAGAGCCACCCCCCCTCATTCCCTGATCTTCTTCTCATGTTAAGGTCTGAGGAAGACAGACGATCAGCCAAACTAGATCGGATGAAGAAGCATTTGGGCGCAACAAAGGCTGCTGCACATGCCCACGCTGTTTATAACATGCCCGTCTTCGACCCAGTGCCACTTACAAGCTCCTCGTCAAGAAGTGAAACATTGGAACTTGAACAAAAAGTCACTGAACTCACAAAACAAGTGGAGAAGTTAAGCCAGAAGCCAAAAGACACTATCCAACTGAACAAGTCCCCAATAAGCCcacaacaaatgaaacaaaaaccaaatgaaACTGCCAAGCTGGAAGATCAGATAGCTGAATTGACCAAACAGGTTCAAATGCTTGTCCAGAACCAAAGGGGTGCAAGCAAATCTGAGAAAACCGAGTCCAGGGAGTCTTTTGTTGTGAACACCAGACAACCACGGACTTCTGTCAAAGTCTCTGGCATGCCTCGTGCATGGTTTTGTTTCAAGTGTGGGGAAGACAATCATATTGCAGTCCACTGCACAAATGACCCGAACCCCACTCTTGTTCGAGACAAGAATGCTGAATTGAAAAGGAGGCAGGCAGATTTTTCAGCACGACAGGCTACTGCTCCTTTTGCTTTAAACTAGTGGCAGCTCCTGCCGTGGGACCCCCAGGAGCTGAGACCCCAGATTGTCAGAGTCCCCAAACTTTtgacactgagctgcagaaccaggacccaCTACAACCAATGGACATCTTGAACCGTGACTCATTTTTGCCCCAAGGTCTCATAGGCCCACGCTGTGCAGCCTCTGTATTCGTTGATGGTATGCCATGTGAATCCATAATGGACTCTGGATCCCAAGTAACCACAATCTCTCAATCCTACCACAAGTTGCACCTTTCTCATCTTCCCATCCAGCCTATAAGCACTCTTCTTGAAATCGAGGGAGCTGGAGGGCAGAATGTTCCATACTTGGGCTATATTCAAATAAGCATTACTTTCCCCCCAAACATGGCAGGCAAAGAACAGCAGCTGGCTGTACTAGCACTTGTGGTTCCCGAATATCACTTTAACAGTAAAATTCCACTGCTGATCGGAACAAATGCCCTGTTGCGGCTTTATGAACAATTAGCAGAGCAAGATGGGTCCGGGTTTATCCAAAAATTTCACTCTAAACAGTTTGCAATGATCCTTCAACATGTCGCCCAGGCCCAGAGAAATGACACTCATTCCTACCCCGTCATGTTGCACTGTAAAAAGCCAGTTACAGTCCATGCCAACCAGAGGCTATGTCTCATGTGCAATGTTGGATTGAAGAAGAATGACCAAAACATAAGCTTTGTCCTCGAACCTTGTGAACTGTCAAAGTTACCTGGAGGATTGTTTATCGAACCAGTTCTGGTAGACATTCCTTTCAAAGCCAGAACCAAAGTCCCTGTTATGGTGTGTAATGTGAGTGAACATGATGTAACACTGCAGCCAAAGACAGTTGTTGCTCATGCTTGTGCAGCCCAACACGTTTCCCCGTTAGCACCTGGTCAATCAAAGATTTTCCCAAGTCAAGCAGAACAGGGACGCAGTGAACTCACTTTCAATCTTGATGAATCTCCCATTTCTGAGCAATGGAAGGAGCGAATCCAAAAGAAATTGCAATCTATCTCTGAAGTGTTTGCTCTTGATGACAAGTCATATGGCCACACTACAGCCGTGAAACACCAAATCAGGTTACATGATGAAACACCTTTCAAGGAACGGCCAAGGCCAATTCACCCAAGTGACAGAGAGGCAGTGAAACAGCATCTCAGAGAGCTACTCGATGCAGGAATCATCCGTGAGTCTCACAGTCCCTTCTCTTCGCCAATTGTATTGGTCAGGAAAAAGAACGGCTCAATCAGGCTATGCATTGATTACCGTAAATTAAATCTGAGAACTATAAAAGATGCATATGCTTTGCCAAATATTGAAGAGACATTCACTGCTCTCAGCGGAGCAAAGTGGTTTTCAGTCATGGACCTCAAATCTGGTTACTATCAGGTAGAAATGGCTGAAGAAGACAAGCCAAAGACAGCCTTCGTGTGCCCCCTTGGCTTCTTTGAGTTTAATAGGATGCCACAGGGTGTCACAAACGCCCCAAGCACCTTCCAACGCCTCATGGAGCGATGTGTTGGAGATCTCCATCTCAATGAAGTGCTTGTCTTCCTGGATGATTTAATCGTGTTTTCAGACACCTTGGAAGAACATGAAACCCGATTAATGAAAGTCCTGACACGCCTCAGAGATTATGGCCTTAAACTGTCCCCAGAGAAGTGTCACTTTTTCCGGAACTCGGTCAAATACTTGGGACACATTGTGGATGCTAGAGGAGTTCATACTGATCCTGACAAAATCGCAGCCTTAAAAACATGGCCACGTCCATCCACCTTCaaagaactgaaatgttttttaggCTTTGCAGGATACTATAGGCGTTTTGTTGAAGGATATTCCAAGATGGCTAAACCCCTCAACCGCCTCACTGCAAATTATCGCCCACCAAGAAAACGGGGCAAGATTTACAAGCGCGCCCCTTCTCAGAGCGATCACGGATCCAACCAGACCTTCACTGAACAGTGGACTCCTGAATGTGAGACAGCCTTCCAAACCATAATAAGCAAGCTTACATCTGCACCCATTCTTGCCTTCGCAAACCCAAAACTCCCATACATACTGCACACTGACGCTTGTTGTGATGGATTGGGGGCTGTGCTTTATCAGGAACAGGAGGGGAAGCTTCGGGCTATTGCGTATGCTAGTCGAGGGCTTTCCAAGAGTGAACAAAACTATCCCACACACAAACTTGAATTCCTAGCCCTCAAGTGGGCTGTGTGTGAGAAATTCAATGACTACCTTTATGGTTCCTCTTTCAGTGTCCTGACAGACAACAATCCGTTAACGTATGTTCTAACGAGTGCCAAGTTGGACGCAGCAGGACACAGGTGGTTGGCCGCTTTGTCTACTTACCATTTCACCATTAAGTACAGGGCGGGGCAAGCCAACAGAGATGCCGATGGATTGTCTCGGCGACCCCAACAGCCACCCCATGAAGATGAAGAGTTTGTTAAAGAGAGAGCTCGCATTGATGACATGAAAAAACGTCTCAGTGAAGCACAAAATGAACTGGATCATGAAGCCTTTTCTGCTCTGTGTCAGCGTCATTCAGTGTCATCTCCATCTCAGCCCCTTGTTATTGTAGAGTCTCTCACTATTGACCCTACAGTTATCCCTGAGGCATATGGGGAAAATATCTTGCCCTCAATGACAGATGCTGATTGGTGTACGGCACAAAGAGCGGATCCCTCCATTGCTCGGGTCATAACTTTGTTGGAGGAAGGAGTGAAACCTGGattcaaagaaagaaatctcGAATCCTCCGATGTTAAACTCCTTCTCAGACAATGGAACAAACTGGAACTCCGTAATGGAGTGCTGCACAGGAAGGTTGAGGACAGAGATTCCCTGGTGTACCAGTTAGTACTACCACACCAGTATCATGAGAGAGCTATGCAAGGTGTGCATGATGAGGTTGGTCACCTTGGCTTTGACCGTTCCCTACATCTTGCTCGAGCCAGGTTCTATTGGCCAAAAATGGGCCAGGCA encodes:
- the LOC115387930 gene encoding uncharacterized protein LOC115387930, coding for MILLMLMLVFLLQSGGIRGGISYCDLYQRPGDDVLLPCLQVSLTKTRCSDIDWFYNKQRRRTFLDVDDGEVVKSSPRAARLSLHTNCSLIINNITAEDAGQYTCRYLRDSTWDTQVFLNILTISPSSTDTDPNRDGDVTLSCSLFKFGGWCEPRSVRWVDETGAELVGEGDGFRYGGQTNCVSYLTVKNQAEHSRRYTCQYVDETGVKIQALYSAVSSVSPTDPTDWPPLSYTMWALRISVLILMMVLTARIIRGTGSTRQLRNNSVRYIKTDGGGEVSCENVEQRLSPSALR